Proteins encoded together in one Oxalobacteraceae sp. CFBP 8761 window:
- a CDS encoding YeeE/YedE family protein, giving the protein MSNPSTLSMAPRVDLNVRPLGVALFLLVLGAWYLAQAVSGRQSALYIVGALLGVALYHAAFGFTSAWRVFIADGRGAGLRAQMVMLAVGVALFFPALAAGTLFGNPVTGLVQPAGTSVIFGAFIFGIGMQLGGGCASGTLYTVGGGSTRMIVTLLFFIIGSLIGTAHMPFWTSMPQLAPLSAVKELGLAPALALNWGIFALIAFITIVVEKRRHGKLVPAQVQPPHRSPWLHGPWPLLAGALALVVLNFATLALSGRPWGVTSAFALWGAKAAAVMGIDTASWTYWSTKANAAALASPISQDVTSVMDIGIVLGAMLAAALAGRYAPVWRLPLRSLIAAIVGGLLLGYGARLAYGCNIGAYFSGILSGSLHGWLWLVVAFIGNVVGTRLRPFFGLEVERLKPTAC; this is encoded by the coding sequence ATGTCCAATCCTTCCACTCTGTCGATGGCGCCCCGCGTCGATCTCAATGTGCGCCCGCTTGGCGTGGCGTTGTTCCTGCTCGTGCTTGGCGCGTGGTATCTCGCGCAGGCGGTGAGCGGCCGCCAGTCGGCGCTGTATATCGTCGGCGCGCTGCTCGGCGTGGCGCTGTACCACGCGGCGTTCGGCTTCACGTCGGCCTGGCGCGTGTTCATCGCCGATGGCCGTGGCGCCGGCCTGCGCGCGCAGATGGTCATGCTGGCCGTCGGCGTGGCGCTGTTCTTCCCGGCGCTGGCTGCCGGCACGCTGTTCGGCAACCCGGTGACGGGCCTGGTGCAGCCGGCCGGCACATCGGTGATCTTCGGCGCGTTCATTTTCGGCATCGGCATGCAGCTGGGTGGCGGTTGCGCCTCCGGCACGCTGTATACGGTCGGTGGCGGCAGCACGCGCATGATCGTCACGCTGCTGTTCTTCATCATCGGTTCGCTGATCGGCACGGCGCACATGCCGTTCTGGACCTCGATGCCGCAACTGGCGCCGCTGTCGGCCGTCAAGGAACTGGGCCTGGCGCCGGCGCTGGCGCTGAACTGGGGCATCTTCGCGCTGATCGCGTTCATCACGATCGTCGTCGAAAAGCGCCGCCACGGCAAACTGGTCCCGGCGCAGGTGCAGCCGCCGCATCGCTCGCCATGGCTGCATGGCCCGTGGCCGCTGCTGGCCGGTGCGCTCGCGCTCGTGGTGCTCAACTTCGCAACGCTGGCGCTGTCCGGCCGTCCGTGGGGCGTGACGTCGGCCTTCGCCCTGTGGGGCGCGAAAGCGGCCGCAGTGATGGGCATCGACACGGCCAGCTGGACCTACTGGTCCACGAAAGCCAACGCCGCCGCACTGGCCTCGCCGATCTCGCAAGACGTAACGTCGGTGATGGACATCGGTATCGTGCTGGGCGCGATGCTGGCAGCGGCGCTGGCCGGCCGCTACGCCCCAGTCTGGCGCCTGCCGCTGCGCTCGCTGATCGCGGCCATCGTCGGCGGCCTGCTGCTGGGCTACGGCGCCCGCCTGGCCTACGGCTGCAATATCGGCGCGTACTTCAGCGGCATCCTGTCGGGCAGCCTGCACGGCTGGCTGTGGCTGGTCGTCGCCTTCATCGGCAACGTCGTCGGCACCCGCCTGCGCCCCTTCTTCGGCCTCGAAGTCGAGCGCCTGAAACCCACCGCCTGCTGA
- the arfB gene encoding aminoacyl-tRNA hydrolase, with the protein MAALTPHVNPAEVEFSAIRAQGPGGQNVNKVSCAVHARFDIPASSLPQPVKERLLALRDTRISHEGVLVLKAQQSRSLEQNKEDALRRLQELVDKAAIVPVIRRPTRPTRGSQLRRLDGKTRSSQTKALRGKVTD; encoded by the coding sequence ATGGCCGCCCTCACCCCACATGTCAATCCAGCCGAAGTCGAATTCAGCGCAATCCGGGCCCAGGGTCCGGGCGGGCAGAACGTCAACAAGGTCTCGTGCGCCGTGCATGCGCGCTTCGACATTCCGGCGTCGTCGCTGCCACAGCCGGTCAAGGAGCGGTTGCTGGCGCTGCGCGACACGCGCATCTCGCATGAAGGCGTGCTGGTTTTGAAGGCGCAACAGTCGCGCAGCCTGGAACAGAACAAGGAAGACGCGCTGCGGCGCCTGCAGGAACTGGTCGACAAGGCCGCGATCGTGCCGGTCATCCGCCGTCCCACCCGGCCAACACGCGGCTCGCAACTGCGGCGGCTCGACGGCAAGACGCGCAGCAGCCAGACCAAGGCACTGCGCGGCAAGGTTACTGACTGA
- a CDS encoding TIGR03862 family flavoprotein → MTQPANSAVSPRVVVIGGGPAGLMAAETLAAAGVQVDVCDAMASVGRKFLLAGKGGMNITHSEPYADFVQRYRDRAVHVNGWLEGFDADAVRAWIHDLGIETFVGTSGRVFPLEMKAAPLLRAWLHRLKDSGVRFHMRQRWLGWQDGRLRFATPDGERLVDADATILALGGASWARLGSDGAWVPLLRERGVEVAPLAPANCGFDTGWSAHFSSRFAGAPLLTVAAGVRGADGAIAWRKGQLVVTEGGVEGSLVYALSAPLRDAIARDGKATLWLDLAPDHSAERVFEEVTRGRGSRSMSSHLQSRLGIKGVKAGLLHECLSKANYADPARLATAIKALPVTLLRARPIDEAISSAGGVQFDAMVGQSAMLRALPGVFVAGEMVDWEAPTGGYLLTACFASGRAAGRDVLAWLDAAQR, encoded by the coding sequence ATGACCCAGCCCGCCAATTCTGCCGTTTCGCCCCGTGTCGTCGTGATCGGCGGCGGTCCTGCAGGCCTGATGGCGGCCGAGACGTTGGCCGCAGCGGGCGTGCAGGTCGACGTCTGCGATGCGATGGCCAGTGTCGGCCGCAAGTTCCTGCTGGCCGGGAAGGGCGGCATGAACATCACGCACTCGGAACCGTATGCCGATTTCGTGCAGCGCTACCGCGACCGCGCCGTGCACGTGAACGGCTGGCTCGAAGGGTTCGATGCCGACGCCGTGCGCGCCTGGATCCACGACCTTGGCATCGAGACCTTTGTCGGCACGTCGGGCCGTGTATTCCCGCTCGAAATGAAGGCCGCGCCGCTGCTGCGCGCGTGGCTGCACCGCCTGAAGGACAGCGGCGTGCGCTTTCACATGCGCCAGCGCTGGCTCGGCTGGCAGGATGGCCGCCTGCGCTTTGCCACGCCGGACGGCGAACGACTGGTCGACGCCGACGCGACGATTCTGGCGCTGGGCGGCGCGAGCTGGGCGCGCCTGGGCTCGGACGGCGCCTGGGTCCCGCTGCTGCGCGAGCGTGGTGTCGAAGTCGCGCCGCTGGCGCCGGCCAACTGCGGTTTTGACACCGGCTGGAGCGCGCATTTCAGCAGCCGCTTTGCCGGCGCGCCGCTGTTGACGGTGGCGGCCGGCGTGCGCGGTGCCGACGGCGCCATCGCCTGGCGCAAGGGCCAGCTGGTCGTCACGGAAGGCGGCGTCGAAGGCAGTCTGGTGTATGCGTTGTCGGCGCCGCTACGTGACGCGATTGCGCGCGATGGCAAGGCCACGCTGTGGCTCGACCTGGCGCCGGATCACAGTGCTGAACGGGTGTTTGAGGAGGTGACGCGCGGGCGGGGTTCGCGCTCGATGTCGAGCCACTTGCAAAGCCGGCTCGGCATCAAGGGCGTCAAGGCAGGCCTGCTGCATGAGTGCCTGTCAAAGGCCAATTACGCCGATCCGGCGCGGCTGGCCACGGCGATCAAGGCGCTGCCGGTGACGCTGCTGCGCGCGCGCCCGATCGACGAGGCGATCAGCAGCGCGGGCGGCGTGCAATTCGATGCGATGGTCGGCCAGAGCGCGATGCTGCGCGCGCTGCCCGGCGTGTTCGTCGCCGGCGAAATGGTGGACTGGGAAGCGCCCACCGGCGGCTACCTGCTGACGGCCTGCTTTGCCAGCGGACGTGCGGCGGGGCGGGACGTGCTGGCCTGGCTGGATGCTGCACAGCGGTGA
- a CDS encoding helix-turn-helix transcriptional regulator, with product MKNRIRELRATQGWSQADLAERLDVSRQSVNAIETGRYDPSLPLAFAISRLFGLPVEAIFTPDQETA from the coding sequence ATGAAAAACCGTATCCGCGAACTGCGCGCCACGCAGGGCTGGAGCCAGGCCGATCTGGCCGAGCGGCTGGACGTCTCGCGCCAGAGCGTCAACGCGATCGAGACGGGCCGTTACGATCCCAGCCTGCCCCTTGCCTTTGCCATTTCCCGGCTGTTCGGCCTGCCGGTCGAAGCCATCTTCACACCTGATCAGGAGACCGCATGA
- a CDS encoding alpha/beta hydrolase, which yields MKAALLLTLALGAAPFAAAQAQSAATAPQSANRFAASIKPAETFESGALLVERHGSKGRPVILIPGLASGPWVWQEVIRQFKDEFTLYVVTLPGFDGRPGPTGEPFEGARAALEGLIAQRKLNKPILVGHSLGGTLAYAVAQDVGNGIGGVVALDGLPVFPGTENMPPAQRPQAAQRVRDTMAVADPNAWAAQQRQYMRGQGVLDIGKADDITPLLLRSDRAAVGAYVADALALDLRPGLEKITAPVLVVAPFYQYDGAQDTMTADDKVAHYRSLVEGIPSVEVVPIAPSRHFLMIDQPLALAGILRRFFDRR from the coding sequence ATGAAAGCTGCACTGTTGTTGACTCTGGCGCTCGGCGCCGCCCCCTTTGCCGCCGCCCAAGCACAGTCTGCGGCCACGGCACCCCAGAGCGCGAACCGCTTTGCCGCCAGCATCAAGCCGGCCGAAACCTTTGAATCCGGCGCGCTGCTGGTCGAGCGCCATGGCAGCAAGGGCCGCCCGGTAATCCTGATTCCTGGCCTGGCCAGCGGCCCATGGGTATGGCAGGAAGTGATCCGCCAGTTCAAGGACGAGTTCACGCTGTATGTCGTGACGCTGCCCGGCTTCGACGGCCGCCCGGGCCCAACTGGCGAACCCTTTGAAGGCGCCCGCGCCGCACTGGAAGGATTAATCGCGCAGCGCAAGCTGAACAAGCCGATCCTCGTCGGTCACAGCCTGGGCGGCACGCTCGCCTACGCCGTCGCGCAGGATGTAGGCAACGGCATCGGGGGCGTCGTGGCGCTCGACGGCCTGCCGGTGTTCCCCGGTACCGAGAACATGCCGCCCGCGCAGCGCCCACAAGCGGCGCAGCGGGTGCGCGACACGATGGCCGTGGCCGACCCCAACGCCTGGGCCGCCCAGCAGCGCCAGTACATGCGCGGCCAGGGCGTGCTCGACATCGGCAAGGCCGACGACATCACGCCACTGCTGCTGCGCAGCGACCGCGCCGCCGTCGGCGCCTACGTGGCCGACGCGCTGGCGCTCGACCTGCGCCCGGGCCTGGAAAAGATCACCGCGCCGGTGCTGGTGGTGGCGCCGTTTTACCAGTACGATGGGGCGCAGGACACGATGACGGCAGATGACAAGGTCGCGCACTACCGCAGCCTGGTCGAGGGCATCCCCTCGGTCGAGGTGGTGCCCATCGCGCCGTCCCGGCACTTCCTGATGATCGACCAGCCGCTGGCCCTGGCCGGCATCCTGCGCCGCTTTTTCGACCGTCGTTGA
- the dctP gene encoding TRAP transporter substrate-binding protein DctP: MSVEIESFATRRTVLGALATSPLWMGSAWAQPNNLKISHQFPGGSIARGDFRDRLCRMFASEVEKRTRGGVKFSIYPDSTMMQPGAQFGALRSGKLDMALVPLSYAGAEAPEANIGLMPALVTSYEQGYGWRNAPVGRELSRILGEQGLVIVSWIWQAGGVASRGDPIITPDDARGLKVRGGSREMDMLLQNAGATVVNMPSNEIYNAMRSGALDAALTSSTSLISFRLQETARSLTTARGGSYWFMFEPLLMSRTVFERLTKAQQQAVMTVGADLEKFAMNSARMDDAEVATVYRGVGARVVDLNPDALRGWQEVARNTAWKDFAARNSNCAKLMALAEQSIAAI; the protein is encoded by the coding sequence ATGTCGGTAGAAATCGAATCGTTCGCTACGCGCAGGACAGTACTCGGGGCGCTCGCCACCAGCCCACTCTGGATGGGCTCGGCGTGGGCCCAACCCAACAATCTCAAGATCTCGCACCAGTTCCCCGGCGGCAGCATCGCGCGGGGCGACTTTCGCGACCGCCTGTGCCGCATGTTCGCGTCCGAGGTCGAAAAGCGCACGCGCGGCGGCGTGAAGTTCTCGATCTATCCGGACTCGACCATGATGCAGCCGGGCGCACAATTCGGCGCGCTGCGCAGCGGGAAACTCGACATGGCGCTGGTGCCACTGTCGTACGCGGGTGCCGAGGCGCCGGAAGCCAATATTGGCCTGATGCCGGCACTCGTCACGTCGTACGAACAGGGCTATGGCTGGCGCAATGCACCCGTCGGGCGTGAACTGTCGCGCATCCTTGGCGAACAGGGTCTGGTCATCGTCAGCTGGATCTGGCAGGCGGGCGGCGTGGCGTCGCGCGGCGACCCGATCATCACCCCCGACGATGCGCGCGGGCTGAAAGTGCGCGGCGGCTCGCGCGAAATGGACATGCTGCTGCAGAACGCGGGCGCCACGGTCGTCAACATGCCGTCCAACGAGATCTACAACGCCATGCGCAGCGGCGCCCTCGATGCGGCGCTCACGTCATCCACGTCGCTGATCTCGTTCCGTCTGCAGGAGACAGCCCGTTCGCTGACGACAGCGCGCGGCGGTTCGTACTGGTTCATGTTCGAGCCGCTACTGATGTCGCGCACCGTGTTCGAGCGTCTGACCAAGGCGCAGCAGCAGGCCGTCATGACGGTGGGCGCCGATCTGGAAAAGTTCGCGATGAATTCGGCGCGCATGGACGATGCTGAAGTCGCGACCGTGTATCGCGGCGTCGGCGCGCGCGTGGTCGACCTCAATCCTGACGCGCTGCGCGGCTGGCAGGAAGTCGCGCGCAACACGGCCTGGAAGGACTTCGCGGCCCGCAACAGCAATTGCGCCAAACTGATGGCGCTGGCCGAGCAGTCGATCGCCGCGATCTGA
- the moaD gene encoding molybdopterin converting factor subunit 1 has translation MKINVKYFAALRETVGTGQEQLDLPPDVATVGAVRELLRARGGVWAEALAPERAVRMAHQQVMCDGATPVAAGAEVAFFPPVTGG, from the coding sequence ATGAAGATCAACGTGAAGTATTTTGCCGCGCTGCGTGAAACAGTCGGTACGGGGCAGGAACAGCTGGACCTGCCGCCTGACGTGGCGACCGTGGGCGCGGTGCGCGAATTGCTGCGCGCGCGCGGTGGCGTCTGGGCCGAGGCGCTGGCGCCTGAGCGCGCGGTGCGCATGGCCCATCAGCAGGTGATGTGCGACGGCGCCACGCCCGTGGCGGCCGGCGCCGAAGTGGCGTTCTTCCCGCCCGTGACGGGCGGGTAA
- a CDS encoding molybdopterin molybdotransferase MoeA gives MLTVREALDVLLAAARPVTAIETIPTLDANGRVLAEDQLATIDVPSADNTQMDGYAVRAADCASGEATLRVAQRIPAGHVGQPLEPGTAARIFTGALIPPGADAVVMQEQCEAAGDNVTVRHAPADGEWIRRKGEDIGAGSVILTAGTRLRSQELGLAASVGLAALPVHRRLRVAVFFTGDELAMPGEVAAQDLAPGAIYNSNRFTLRALLENFGCEITDFGIVPDTLAATRATLRDAAQAHDLIITSGGVSVGEEDHIKPAVEAEGRLSMWQIAVKPGKPLAFGEVRREAGGDEGDAFFIGLPGNPVSSFVTFLLFVRPFLLRLQGVHGPVEPRGYLVRADFDLPKGDRRNEFLRARFNAGGGLELFANQGSGVLTSTVWGDGLIDNPPGNAIAAGDLVRFIPFAELQH, from the coding sequence ATGCTGACGGTGCGCGAGGCGCTGGACGTGCTGCTTGCCGCCGCGCGCCCCGTGACGGCCATCGAAACAATCCCCACGCTGGACGCCAACGGCCGCGTGCTGGCAGAAGACCAGCTGGCCACCATCGACGTGCCATCGGCCGACAACACGCAGATGGATGGCTACGCCGTGCGCGCCGCCGATTGCGCGAGCGGCGAGGCGACGTTGCGCGTGGCCCAGCGCATCCCGGCCGGCCACGTCGGCCAGCCACTCGAACCCGGTACGGCAGCGCGCATCTTCACCGGCGCCCTGATTCCGCCGGGCGCCGACGCCGTCGTCATGCAGGAGCAGTGCGAGGCCGCGGGCGACAATGTGACCGTGCGCCACGCGCCGGCCGATGGCGAGTGGATTCGCCGCAAGGGTGAAGACATCGGCGCCGGCAGCGTGATCCTGACGGCCGGTACCCGCTTGCGCAGCCAGGAGCTCGGGCTTGCCGCTTCGGTGGGCCTGGCCGCGCTGCCCGTGCACCGGCGCCTGCGTGTGGCCGTGTTCTTCACGGGCGATGAACTGGCGATGCCGGGCGAGGTGGCGGCGCAGGATCTGGCACCAGGCGCGATCTACAACTCGAACCGCTTCACGCTGCGCGCGCTGCTGGAAAACTTTGGCTGCGAGATCACCGACTTCGGCATCGTGCCCGATACGCTGGCCGCGACGCGCGCCACGCTGCGCGACGCCGCGCAGGCGCATGACCTGATCATCACGTCGGGCGGTGTGTCGGTGGGCGAAGAAGACCATATCAAGCCGGCCGTCGAGGCGGAGGGGCGGCTGTCGATGTGGCAGATCGCCGTCAAGCCGGGTAAACCGCTGGCGTTCGGTGAAGTACGCCGCGAGGCAGGGGGCGATGAGGGTGACGCGTTCTTCATCGGCTTGCCGGGCAATCCCGTATCGAGCTTCGTCACCTTCCTGCTGTTCGTGCGGCCGTTTCTGCTGCGCCTGCAGGGCGTGCATGGTCCGGTCGAACCGCGCGGTTATCTGGTGCGCGCCGATTTCGACCTGCCCAAGGGCGACCGCCGCAACGAATTCCTGCGGGCGCGCTTCAATGCAGGTGGTGGCCTTGAACTGTTTGCAAATCAGGGTTCCGGCGTGCTGACGTCGACCGTCTGGGGCGATGGCCTCATCGACAACCCGCCGGGCAATGCGATTGCCGCGGGCGACCTGGTGCGCTTCATTCCGTTCGCCGAACTACAGCATTAG
- a CDS encoding threonine synthase yields MHYVSTRATSASAARNPENFCDILLGGLAPDGGLYLPAEYPQVTSAELDAWRTLSYADLAFEILRKFATDIPDADLKAITTRTYTPAVYCNARAGESAAEITPLRVLEDGRNGKLILQALSNGPTLAFKDMAMQLLGNLFEYALAKNSDELNIFGATSGDTGSAAEYAMRGKKGVRVFMLSPHGRMSAFQTAQMFSLQDPNIFNIAVKGNFDDCQDLVKAVSNDLTFKARQKIGTVNSINWARVVAQVVYYFRGYLAATTSNDQKVSFTVPSGNFGNICAGHIARMMGLPIDKLVAATNENDVLDEFFRTGVYRVRKAAETFHTSSPSMDISKASNFERFVYDLVGRDAERTHALFRKVDTHGGFDLSGKPGSDGDEFKQVARFGFASGRSTHNDRLDTIRDVADDYDITIDTHTADGIKVAREHMAPRVPMIVLETALAAKFNETILEALGTDAERPAGFDDIEALPQRYVVMPADVAQMKAYIADHTGL; encoded by the coding sequence ATGCACTATGTGTCCACCCGCGCGACGAGCGCGTCCGCAGCACGCAATCCCGAGAACTTCTGTGACATCCTGCTCGGCGGCCTCGCCCCGGACGGCGGCCTGTACCTGCCGGCCGAGTACCCGCAGGTCACGAGCGCCGAGCTCGACGCGTGGCGCACGCTGTCGTACGCCGATCTGGCGTTCGAGATCCTGCGCAAGTTCGCCACCGATATCCCGGATGCCGACCTCAAGGCCATCACGACGCGCACTTACACGCCTGCCGTGTACTGCAACGCCCGTGCCGGCGAGTCCGCTGCCGAGATCACCCCGCTGCGCGTGCTGGAAGACGGCCGCAATGGCAAGCTGATCCTGCAAGCGCTGTCGAATGGCCCGACGCTGGCGTTCAAGGACATGGCGATGCAGCTGCTCGGCAACCTGTTCGAATATGCGCTGGCCAAAAACAGCGATGAACTGAATATCTTCGGCGCCACCTCGGGCGACACCGGCAGCGCGGCCGAATACGCGATGCGCGGCAAGAAGGGCGTGCGCGTGTTCATGCTGTCGCCGCACGGGCGCATGAGCGCGTTCCAGACCGCGCAGATGTTCAGCCTGCAAGACCCGAACATCTTCAATATCGCCGTGAAAGGCAACTTTGACGATTGCCAGGACCTGGTCAAGGCCGTCTCGAACGACCTCACGTTCAAGGCGCGCCAGAAGATCGGCACCGTCAATTCGATCAACTGGGCGCGCGTCGTGGCCCAGGTGGTGTACTACTTCCGCGGCTACCTGGCCGCCACCACGAGCAACGACCAGAAGGTCTCGTTCACCGTCCCGTCTGGTAACTTCGGCAATATCTGCGCCGGCCACATCGCCCGCATGATGGGCCTGCCGATCGACAAGCTGGTGGCCGCCACCAACGAGAATGACGTGCTCGACGAATTCTTCCGCACCGGCGTGTATCGCGTGCGCAAGGCGGCCGAGACGTTCCACACGAGCAGCCCGTCGATGGACATTTCGAAGGCGTCGAACTTCGAGCGCTTCGTGTATGACCTGGTCGGGCGCGACGCCGAGCGTACGCACGCCTTGTTCCGCAAGGTCGACACGCATGGCGGCTTCGACCTGTCCGGCAAGCCGGGCAGCGATGGCGACGAATTCAAGCAGGTGGCGCGCTTCGGCTTCGCCTCGGGCCGCTCGACGCACAACGACCGCCTCGACACGATCCGCGATGTGGCCGACGACTACGACATCACCATCGACACCCACACGGCCGACGGTATCAAGGTCGCGCGCGAGCACATGGCGCCGCGCGTGCCGATGATCGTGCTGGAAACCGCACTGGCCGCCAAATTCAACGAGACGATCCTCGAAGCGCTGGGCACCGATGCCGAGCGTCCGGCCGGTTTCGACGACATCGAGGCGCTGCCGCAGCGCTACGTCGTGATGCCTGCGGATGTCGCGCAAATGAAGGCGTACATCGCCGATCACACGGGGCTGTAA
- a CDS encoding IS1595 family transposase, producing MKAPRFTRWFANLPLLNVPQRRQVLDALHPAAGLDQVVALIAHARSPGRCCPRCGSVRCNRHGFANDLQRFRCCDCGRTFNDLTGTPLARLRHKAKWLAYSQVLLDSLPVRKAADLVGVHRNTAFRWRHRFLHWIKLDRPKILNGIVEADETFLLESQKGSRALDRPARRRGGRAARPGISGELDCILVARDRNGRTVDAVTGRGALTAVQLERDLLPRLDPQSFLVSDSHVAYRAFARKHGITHETVNLHSGVRARRLGSLAIHVQNVNAYHQRFKDWLRGFRGVASRYLANYLGWRWALDGERVRSPEQLLHIAIRVINT from the coding sequence ATGAAAGCACCCCGTTTCACGCGTTGGTTCGCCAACTTGCCATTGCTGAACGTCCCGCAGCGCCGGCAGGTGCTGGATGCCTTGCATCCTGCCGCCGGGCTCGACCAGGTCGTCGCACTCATCGCGCACGCCAGGTCGCCGGGCCGCTGTTGCCCCCGCTGTGGCAGCGTGCGCTGTAACCGGCACGGGTTCGCCAACGACCTGCAACGCTTCCGGTGCTGCGATTGCGGACGCACCTTCAATGACCTCACCGGCACGCCTCTGGCGAGGCTCAGGCACAAGGCCAAGTGGCTCGCCTATTCACAAGTTCTGCTCGATTCACTGCCTGTACGCAAGGCGGCAGACCTGGTTGGCGTGCACCGCAACACGGCTTTCCGCTGGCGCCACCGCTTCCTGCATTGGATCAAGCTCGACCGGCCGAAGATCCTGAATGGTATCGTCGAAGCCGATGAAACCTTTCTGCTTGAATCGCAGAAAGGTTCGCGTGCGCTCGACCGGCCCGCGCGGCGGCGGGGTGGCCGCGCCGCCAGGCCCGGCATTTCCGGAGAACTCGACTGCATTCTGGTGGCACGTGACCGCAACGGACGCACGGTCGATGCCGTCACGGGGCGCGGCGCATTGACGGCCGTGCAGCTCGAACGCGACTTGCTGCCCAGACTCGATCCCCAGTCCTTTCTGGTCAGCGACAGCCATGTCGCCTACAGGGCTTTTGCACGCAAGCACGGGATCACGCACGAGACCGTCAATCTGCATTCCGGGGTACGGGCCAGGCGCCTGGGCAGCCTGGCAATTCACGTGCAAAACGTGAATGCCTATCATCAGCGCTTCAAGGATTGGTTGCGGGGCTTTCGCGGTGTGGCGTCGCGCTATCTCGCCAACTATCTGGGTTGGCGCTGGGCTCTGGATGGCGAGAGAGTACGTTCACCAGAACAATTGCTGCACATCGCAATCAGAGTCATCAATACGTAA
- a CDS encoding L-serine ammonia-lyase, protein MDMSVFDLFKIGIGPSSSHTVGPMVAARRFLLESGMLDEAVGVEAHLYGSLALTGVGHATDKAVILGLMGETPQELDPASVDDKLDLAALDGQIALLGIKTVPFDARVHLVWHKASTLPEHPNGMRFVLQLRDGSIIERIYYSVGGGFITAAGEAQARAAEPVGTPVPYPFDTMVQLLEHGRTHGLTIPHMLRANERVRMSDADLDAGLDRLWRVMRDCICQGLKTEGRLPGGLNVRRRAAALWKQAQETQPQNALPHDAVQQVSLYAMAVNEENAAGGRVVTAPTNGAAGIIPAVLRYYAEDCRPIDPQRGVRDFLLTSAAIGMLCKKNASISGAEVGCQGEVGVACAMAAAGLVAALGGTNEQIENAAEIGIEHHLGMTCDPIGGLVQIPCIERNGMGAIKAITAASLALKGDGVHFVSLDSVIETMRQTGADMQVKYKETSLGGLAIHVVTVNHAAC, encoded by the coding sequence ATGGACATGAGCGTGTTTGATTTGTTCAAGATCGGCATCGGCCCGTCGAGTTCCCACACGGTGGGCCCGATGGTCGCGGCGCGCCGCTTTCTGCTCGAGAGCGGCATGCTGGACGAGGCGGTTGGCGTCGAGGCGCACCTGTACGGTTCGCTGGCGCTGACCGGCGTCGGCCATGCCACCGACAAGGCCGTGATCCTGGGCCTGATGGGCGAGACGCCGCAGGAGCTCGATCCGGCCTCGGTCGACGACAAGCTCGATCTCGCCGCGCTCGATGGACAGATCGCACTGCTGGGCATCAAGACCGTGCCGTTCGACGCCCGTGTCCACCTGGTCTGGCACAAAGCGTCGACGCTGCCCGAACACCCGAACGGCATGCGCTTCGTGCTGCAGCTGCGCGATGGCAGCATCATCGAACGCATCTATTATTCGGTCGGCGGCGGCTTCATCACGGCGGCCGGCGAAGCGCAGGCGCGCGCCGCGGAACCCGTCGGCACGCCGGTGCCGTACCCGTTCGACACAATGGTCCAGCTGCTCGAGCATGGCCGTACGCACGGCCTGACGATCCCGCACATGCTGCGCGCGAACGAGCGTGTGCGCATGAGCGACGCCGACCTCGATGCCGGCCTGGACCGCCTGTGGCGCGTGATGCGCGACTGTATCTGCCAGGGCCTGAAGACGGAAGGGCGCCTGCCGGGCGGCCTGAATGTGCGCCGCCGCGCGGCCGCCCTGTGGAAGCAGGCGCAGGAAACCCAGCCGCAGAACGCCTTGCCGCACGACGCCGTGCAGCAGGTCAGCCTGTACGCGATGGCAGTCAACGAAGAAAACGCCGCCGGTGGCCGTGTCGTTACGGCGCCGACCAACGGCGCAGCCGGCATCATCCCGGCCGTGCTGCGCTACTACGCCGAAGACTGCCGCCCGATCGATCCGCAGCGCGGCGTGCGCGACTTTCTGCTCACGTCGGCTGCGATCGGCATGCTGTGCAAGAAGAACGCGTCGATCTCGGGCGCCGAAGTGGGTTGCCAGGGCGAGGTTGGCGTGGCGTGCGCGATGGCGGCAGCGGGCCTCGTTGCGGCGCTGGGCGGCACCAACGAGCAGATCGAGAATGCGGCCGAAATCGGCATCGAACACCATCTGGGCATGACCTGTGACCCGATCGGCGGCCTGGTGCAGATCCCGTGCATCGAGCGCAACGGCATGGGCGCGATCAAGGCGATCACGGCGGCGTCGCTGGCGCTCAAGGGCGATGGCGTGCACTTCGTGAGCCTGGACAGCGTGATCGAGACGATGCGCCAGACGGGCGCGGACATGCAGGTCAAGTACAAGGAAACGTCGCTGGGCGGCCTGGCGATCCACGTCGTGACGGTCAATCACGCCGCGTGCTGA